A stretch of the Streptomyces ortus genome encodes the following:
- the lepA gene encoding translation elongation factor 4 has product MPAIPNNVPEPSRTDPALLRNFCIIAHIDHGKSTLADRMLQLTGVVDVRQMRAQYLDRMDIERERGITIKSQAVRLPWAPTSGDAKGDTHILNMIDTPGHVDFTYEVSRSLAACEGTVLLVDAAQGIEAQTLANLYLAMENDLTIVPVLNKIDLPAAQPEKFSEELANLIGCQPEDVLKVSAKTGVGVDALLDRVVRDVPAPVGVADAPARAMIFDSVYDSYRGVVTYVRVIDGQLNKRERIKMMSTGATHELLEIGVSSPEMTPADGIGVGEVGYIITGVKDVRQSKVGDTITSKDKGATEALGGYKDPKPMVFSGLYPLDGSDYPDLREALDKLQLNDAALVYEPETSAALGFGFRVGFLGLLHLDVIRERLEREFNLELIATAPNVVYRVIMEDGKEHTVTNPSEFPEGKIDKVFEPVVRATILAPSEFIGSIMELCQTRRGTLLGMDYLSEDRVEIRYTLPLAEIVFDFFDNLKSKTRGYASLDYEPTGEQDASLVKVDILLHGDRVDAFSAVTHKDAAYAYGVRLVAKLRELIPRQAFEIPVQAAIGSRVIARETIRAIRKDVLAKCYGGDISRKRKLLEKQKEGKKRMKMVGSVEVPQEAFIAVLSSDDSGGGGKGKK; this is encoded by the coding sequence GTGCCCGCGATCCCTAACAATGTGCCCGAGCCGAGCCGTACCGACCCGGCTCTGCTCCGCAACTTCTGCATCATCGCGCACATCGACCACGGCAAGTCCACGCTCGCCGACCGGATGCTCCAGCTCACCGGGGTGGTCGACGTGCGGCAGATGCGCGCTCAGTACCTCGACCGCATGGACATCGAGCGCGAGCGGGGCATCACGATCAAGTCCCAGGCCGTGCGGCTGCCCTGGGCCCCGACCTCCGGGGACGCCAAGGGCGACACCCACATCCTCAACATGATCGACACCCCCGGGCACGTCGACTTCACGTACGAGGTCTCGCGGTCGCTCGCGGCCTGTGAGGGCACCGTCCTCCTCGTGGACGCGGCCCAGGGCATCGAGGCCCAGACCCTCGCGAACCTCTACCTGGCGATGGAGAACGACCTCACCATCGTCCCGGTGCTGAACAAGATCGACCTGCCGGCGGCCCAGCCCGAGAAGTTCTCCGAGGAGCTGGCCAATCTCATCGGCTGCCAGCCGGAGGACGTGCTCAAGGTCTCGGCGAAGACCGGCGTCGGCGTGGACGCGCTCCTGGACCGGGTGGTGAGGGACGTACCGGCGCCGGTCGGTGTCGCCGACGCTCCCGCCCGCGCGATGATCTTCGACTCGGTCTACGACTCGTACCGCGGCGTGGTCACGTACGTCCGTGTCATCGACGGCCAGCTCAACAAGCGCGAGCGCATCAAGATGATGTCGACCGGCGCCACGCACGAGCTGCTGGAGATCGGCGTCTCGTCCCCCGAGATGACGCCGGCCGACGGCATCGGCGTCGGCGAGGTGGGCTACATCATCACCGGCGTGAAGGACGTCCGCCAGTCCAAGGTCGGCGACACGATCACCAGCAAGGACAAGGGCGCCACCGAGGCCCTCGGGGGGTACAAGGACCCGAAGCCGATGGTCTTCTCCGGTCTGTATCCGCTGGACGGCTCGGACTACCCCGACCTGCGCGAGGCGCTGGACAAGCTCCAGCTCAACGACGCGGCCCTGGTCTACGAGCCCGAGACCTCCGCGGCGCTGGGTTTCGGCTTCCGTGTCGGGTTTCTGGGGTTGCTGCACCTCGACGTCATCCGGGAGCGCCTGGAGCGCGAGTTCAACCTCGAACTCATCGCCACCGCGCCGAACGTGGTCTACCGCGTGATCATGGAGGACGGGAAGGAGCACACGGTCACCAACCCGAGCGAGTTCCCCGAGGGCAAGATCGACAAGGTCTTCGAGCCGGTCGTCCGGGCCACGATTCTCGCCCCCAGCGAGTTCATCGGCTCGATCATGGAGTTGTGCCAGACCCGCCGCGGCACCCTCCTCGGCATGGACTACCTCTCCGAGGACCGCGTGGAGATCCGCTACACGCTCCCCCTCGCCGAGATCGTCTTCGACTTCTTCGACAACCTGAAGTCCAAGACCCGCGGCTACGCCTCCCTGGACTACGAGCCCACCGGCGAGCAGGACGCCTCGCTGGTCAAGGTCGACATCCTGCTCCACGGCGACCGCGTCGACGCCTTCTCGGCCGTCACGCACAAGGACGCGGCGTACGCGTACGGGGTGCGGCTCGTCGCCAAGCTGCGCGAGCTCATCCCGCGCCAGGCCTTCGAGATCCCCGTGCAGGCGGCCATCGGCTCCCGGGTCATCGCCCGCGAGACCATCCGCGCCATCCGCAAGGACGTCCTCGCCAAGTGCTACGGCGGTGACATCTCCCGTAAGCGGAAGCTCCTTGAGAAGCAGAAGGAGGGCAAGAAGCGGATGAAGATGGTGGGCTCTGTGGAGGTTCCGCAAGAGGCCTTCATCGCCGTGCTCTCCAGTGACGACAGCGGCGGTGGCGGCAAGGGGAAGAAGTAG
- a CDS encoding AMP-dependent synthetase/ligase encodes MSDTQTLIENRPPSVAALFLERVAATPDAEAYRYPVPAASGEGPDEWRSLSWAQAAERVYAIAAGLIELGVLPEQRVALASSTRVEWILVDLGIMCAGAATTTVYPSTKSDESAFILSDSESRVLVAEDAEQLAKAREKRAELPELSHVIVIDSAGVESAGDEGDWVIGLAELEKRGAAYLEKNPDLIKEKVAEITKDRLATLIYTSGTTGRPKGVRLPHDNWSYMAKAIAATGLVGKDDVQYLWLPLAHVFGKVLTSGQIEVGHVTAVDGRVDKIIENLPVVQPTYMAAVPRIFEKVYNGVAAKARAGGGAKYKIFQWAAQVSREYAKATQDNFRRTGVASAPFALSAKHKVADTLVFAKIREAFGGNLRACVSGSAALAPDIGYFFAGAGIHILEGYGLTESSAASFVNPGEAYRTGTVGKPLPGTEVRIADDGEILLRGPGIMDGYQGLPEKTAEVLESDGWFHTGDIGELSPDGYLRITDRKKDLIKTSGGKYIAPAEVEGQFKAVCPYVSNILVHGADRNFCTALIALDEPSILAWAADNGLGGRSYAEVVAAPATVELIDEHVRTLNEGLQRWQTIKKFKLLPRDLDIEHGELTPSLKLKRPVVEREYKHLIDEMYAGTREA; translated from the coding sequence GTGAGCGACACACAGACCCTGATCGAGAACCGTCCGCCGTCCGTGGCGGCCCTCTTCCTGGAGCGCGTGGCGGCCACGCCGGACGCCGAGGCGTACCGCTACCCGGTACCGGCGGCCTCGGGTGAGGGGCCCGACGAGTGGAGGTCGCTGAGCTGGGCGCAGGCGGCCGAGCGGGTCTACGCGATCGCGGCGGGCCTGATCGAGCTGGGCGTGCTGCCGGAGCAGCGCGTCGCGCTCGCCTCCTCCACCCGCGTCGAGTGGATCCTCGTCGACCTCGGCATCATGTGCGCCGGCGCCGCGACGACGACCGTGTACCCCTCGACCAAGTCCGACGAGTCGGCGTTCATCCTGTCCGACTCCGAGAGCAGGGTGCTGGTCGCGGAGGACGCGGAGCAGCTCGCCAAGGCGCGGGAGAAGCGCGCCGAGCTGCCCGAGCTCAGCCATGTCATCGTGATCGACTCCGCGGGCGTCGAGTCCGCCGGCGACGAGGGCGACTGGGTGATCGGCCTCGCCGAGCTGGAGAAGCGCGGTGCCGCGTACCTGGAGAAGAACCCCGACCTGATCAAGGAGAAGGTCGCGGAGATCACCAAGGACCGGCTCGCGACCCTCATCTACACCTCCGGCACCACCGGCCGACCCAAGGGCGTACGGCTGCCGCACGACAACTGGTCGTACATGGCGAAGGCCATCGCCGCGACCGGCCTCGTCGGCAAGGACGACGTCCAGTACCTGTGGCTGCCGCTCGCCCATGTCTTCGGCAAGGTGCTCACCTCCGGCCAGATCGAGGTCGGGCACGTCACCGCCGTCGACGGCCGCGTGGACAAGATCATCGAGAATCTGCCGGTCGTGCAGCCGACGTACATGGCAGCCGTGCCGCGGATCTTCGAGAAGGTCTACAACGGGGTCGCGGCCAAGGCGAGGGCCGGCGGCGGCGCCAAGTACAAGATCTTCCAGTGGGCGGCCCAGGTCTCCCGCGAGTACGCCAAGGCCACGCAGGACAACTTCCGCCGTACCGGCGTCGCCTCCGCGCCCTTCGCCCTCTCGGCCAAGCACAAGGTCGCCGACACGCTCGTCTTCGCCAAGATCCGGGAGGCCTTCGGCGGCAACCTCCGCGCCTGCGTCTCCGGCAGCGCCGCCCTCGCGCCCGACATCGGCTACTTCTTCGCGGGCGCCGGCATCCACATCCTGGAGGGGTACGGACTCACGGAGTCGTCCGCGGCCTCCTTCGTGAACCCCGGCGAGGCGTACCGCACGGGCACGGTCGGCAAGCCGCTGCCCGGCACCGAGGTGCGCATCGCGGACGACGGCGAGATCCTGCTGCGCGGCCCCGGCATCATGGACGGCTACCAGGGGCTGCCGGAGAAGACCGCCGAGGTGCTGGAGTCCGACGGCTGGTTCCACACCGGTGACATCGGCGAGCTGTCCCCGGACGGCTATCTGCGCATCACCGACCGCAAGAAGGACCTCATCAAGACGTCCGGCGGCAAGTACATCGCGCCCGCCGAGGTCGAGGGCCAGTTCAAGGCGGTCTGCCCGTACGTCTCCAACATCCTCGTGCACGGCGCCGACCGGAACTTCTGCACCGCGCTCATCGCCCTCGACGAGCCGTCGATCCTCGCCTGGGCCGCGGACAACGGCCTGGGCGGCAGGTCCTACGCCGAGGTCGTCGCCGCGCCCGCGACGGTCGAACTGATCGACGAGCACGTCAGGACGCTCAACGAGGGTCTGCAGCGCTGGCAGACCATCAAGAAGTTCAAGCTCCTCCCGCGCGACCTCGACATCGAGCACGGCGAACTGACCCCGAGCCTCAAGCTGAAGCGCCCGGTCGTCGAGCGCGAGTACAAGCACCTGATCGACGAGATGTACGCGGGCACGCGCGAGGCGTGA
- a CDS encoding response regulator, translated as MSIEASTDERASILLVDDMEDNLIALEAVLGSLNEPLVRARSGEEAMKALLRQRFAVVLLDIRMPGMDGFETAANIKRLDQTKDVPIIFLTGTDSDAGYAFRGYATGAADYLTKPFDPWVLRAKVTVFLDLHRKNQQLERMLAREQAQFDELTRRLHAIETTVTAGGLTDLAELHQHVRHMEDLLHEMQRGRGL; from the coding sequence ATGAGCATTGAGGCATCGACCGACGAGCGCGCCAGCATTCTCCTCGTGGACGACATGGAGGACAATCTGATCGCGCTGGAGGCCGTCCTGGGGTCCCTCAACGAACCGCTCGTACGCGCCCGTTCCGGCGAGGAGGCGATGAAGGCCCTGCTGCGGCAGCGGTTCGCGGTCGTCCTGCTCGACATCCGTATGCCGGGCATGGACGGGTTCGAGACCGCCGCGAACATCAAGCGGCTCGACCAGACGAAGGACGTCCCGATCATCTTCCTGACCGGTACGGACTCCGACGCCGGCTACGCGTTCCGCGGGTACGCGACCGGGGCCGCCGACTATCTCACCAAGCCGTTCGACCCGTGGGTGCTGCGCGCCAAGGTCACCGTCTTCCTCGATCTGCACCGCAAGAACCAGCAGCTGGAGCGGATGCTCGCCCGCGAGCAGGCGCAGTTCGACGAACTCACCCGGCGGCTGCACGCGATCGAGACCACAGTGACGGCCGGCGGCCTGACCGACCTGGCCGAACTGCACCAGCACGTACGCCACATGGAGGACCTGCTGCACGAGATGCAGCGGGGGCGGGGCCTGTGA
- a CDS encoding HAMP domain-containing protein: protein MTSARDGDFSKVPETTGHDMVAELGMVFNQILDRSTHFNAELQRVRREIVRHGRLDERLAASPGQGHWTTRITDVNQLLDALVAPAANATRVLDAVAGGDLTQRVDLHDGNRQLRGDLRRLGRAVNKMVDQLSLFTGEVTRVAREVGTDGRLGGRAKVTGLSGSWRDVTEAVNTMASRLTAQVRDIALVTTAVARGDLTRTVTVEATGELLELKLTVNTMVEQLSAFADEVTRVAREVGTMGELGGRAQVRGVSGVWKDLTDNVNFMASNLTSQVRNIAQVTTAVANGDLSQKITVGAQGEILELKSTINTMVDQLSAFADEVTRVAREVGTEGNLGGRAQVRGVSGVWKDLTDNVNFMADNLTSQVRNIALVSTAVAQGDLGKKITVEAKGEILELKSTINTMVDQLSAFADEVTRVAREVGTEGNLGGQAQVRGVSGVWKDLTDNVNFMALNLTSQVRNIAQVTTAVANGDLSKKITVDARGEILELKDTVNTMVEQLRAFADEVTRVAREVGTDGRLGGRAQVLGVSGVWRDLTDNVNYMADNLTSQVRNIAQVATAVAQGDLSKKIDVDARGEILELKSTINTMVDTLSSFSSEVTRVAREVGSEGQLGGQARVEGVYGTWKRLTTNVNELASNLTTQVRAIAEVASAVAQGDMSRSITVETQGEVDELKDNINLMVANLRETTRAKDWLESNLARLAALMQGHRDLMEVADLILRELTPLVNAQFGAFFLADPEEDKATLQTAVPAKGLAFIAGYGSAQSATVDTGSMPVHGLVRQAAREKKRILMEEAPPDYIKINSGLGEAAPASVVIIPILFEDKLLGVIELASFSRFSDVHLAFFDQFVNTIGVAINTIIANSRTESLLGESQRLAIQLQDRSDELQSQQAELRRSNAELEEKAALLATSSQYKSEFLANMSHELRTPLNSLLILARLLSDNPDGHLSDQEVQFAATIHRSGSDLLQLINDILDLSKIEAGRMDVRPKKLPLIKLLDYVHATFRPLTLDRGLTFEVEVGEDVPREMFSDEQRLQQILRNLLSNAIKFTASGRVELRVSRVENPEPHFTRESSDNVIAFAVSDTGIGIAAEKLPVIFEAFQQADGTTNRKYGGTGLGLSISREIAGLLGGRIIAESVPGEGSTFTLYVPVVSPGHLPTGPGIEDQDLARALPEQLSTEPFTAHDQDDSWPAPTKLEAWKTGRAGQVLPGRRVLIVDDDIRNVFALTHVLGRVGMPVLYAENGREGIETLERNPDVGLVLMDIMMPEMDGYETISVIRRTPRWAGLPIVALTAKAMPGDREKSIARGANDYVPKPVDVDQLLTVVCALLDPEGTDGQRQEGSGTTVTAGAGTSEEPAVPPTTE from the coding sequence ATGACGTCCGCCCGGGACGGTGATTTCAGCAAGGTGCCCGAGACGACGGGGCACGACATGGTTGCCGAGCTGGGCATGGTCTTCAACCAGATCCTGGACCGCAGTACGCACTTCAACGCGGAGCTTCAGCGCGTCCGCCGTGAGATCGTGCGCCACGGCCGGCTGGACGAGCGGCTCGCCGCGAGCCCCGGCCAGGGCCACTGGACGACCCGGATCACCGACGTGAACCAGCTGCTCGACGCCCTGGTGGCGCCGGCCGCCAACGCGACCCGCGTCCTGGACGCGGTGGCGGGCGGCGATCTGACCCAGCGCGTCGACCTGCACGACGGCAACCGCCAGCTCCGGGGCGATCTGCGGCGCCTGGGGCGGGCCGTGAACAAGATGGTCGACCAGCTGTCCCTCTTCACCGGCGAGGTCACCCGGGTGGCCCGGGAGGTAGGCACCGACGGCCGCCTCGGCGGTCGCGCCAAGGTGACCGGCCTGTCGGGCAGTTGGCGGGACGTGACCGAGGCGGTCAACACGATGGCGTCCCGGCTGACCGCCCAGGTCCGTGACATCGCCCTGGTGACGACGGCGGTGGCACGCGGCGACCTGACCCGTACGGTGACGGTCGAGGCGACCGGTGAGCTGCTCGAACTGAAGCTGACCGTGAACACGATGGTCGAACAGCTGTCCGCCTTCGCCGACGAGGTCACCCGCGTCGCCCGCGAGGTCGGCACGATGGGCGAGCTGGGCGGCCGGGCCCAGGTCCGCGGTGTCTCCGGGGTCTGGAAGGACCTCACCGACAACGTCAACTTCATGGCCTCGAACCTCACCTCGCAGGTCCGCAACATCGCCCAGGTGACCACGGCCGTGGCCAACGGAGACCTGAGCCAGAAGATCACCGTCGGCGCCCAGGGCGAGATCCTGGAGCTGAAGTCGACGATCAACACCATGGTCGACCAGCTGTCCGCCTTCGCCGACGAGGTCACCCGCGTCGCCCGCGAGGTCGGCACCGAGGGCAACCTCGGCGGCCGGGCCCAGGTGCGCGGCGTCTCCGGCGTCTGGAAGGACCTCACCGACAACGTCAACTTCATGGCGGACAACCTGACGTCGCAGGTCCGCAACATCGCGCTCGTGTCCACCGCCGTGGCCCAGGGCGACCTCGGCAAGAAGATCACGGTGGAGGCGAAGGGCGAGATCCTGGAGCTGAAGTCGACGATCAACACCATGGTCGACCAGCTGTCCGCCTTCGCCGACGAGGTCACCCGCGTCGCCCGCGAGGTCGGCACCGAGGGCAACCTCGGCGGTCAGGCCCAGGTGCGCGGCGTCTCCGGCGTCTGGAAGGACCTCACCGACAACGTCAACTTCATGGCCCTGAACCTCACTTCACAGGTCCGCAACATCGCCCAGGTGACCACGGCCGTCGCCAACGGCGACCTGTCCAAGAAGATCACCGTCGACGCGCGCGGCGAGATCCTGGAGCTGAAGGACACCGTCAACACGATGGTGGAGCAGTTGCGCGCCTTCGCCGACGAGGTGACGAGGGTGGCCCGCGAGGTCGGCACCGACGGGCGGCTCGGCGGGCGCGCCCAGGTCCTCGGCGTCTCCGGGGTGTGGCGGGACCTCACCGACAACGTCAACTACATGGCGGACAACCTGACGTCGCAGGTCCGCAACATCGCGCAGGTCGCCACCGCGGTGGCCCAGGGCGACCTGTCGAAGAAGATCGACGTCGACGCGCGCGGCGAGATCCTGGAACTGAAGTCCACCATCAACACCATGGTGGACACACTGTCGTCGTTCTCCTCCGAGGTGACCCGCGTGGCCCGCGAGGTGGGTTCCGAGGGCCAGCTCGGCGGTCAGGCACGGGTCGAGGGCGTGTACGGCACCTGGAAGCGCCTGACGACGAACGTGAACGAACTGGCGTCGAACCTCACCACCCAGGTCCGCGCGATCGCCGAGGTGGCGTCCGCGGTGGCCCAGGGCGACATGTCCCGCTCCATCACGGTGGAGACCCAGGGCGAGGTCGACGAGCTCAAGGACAACATCAACCTGATGGTGGCCAACCTCCGCGAGACCACCCGCGCCAAGGACTGGCTGGAGTCGAACCTCGCCCGTCTCGCCGCCCTCATGCAGGGCCACCGGGACCTGATGGAGGTCGCGGACCTGATCCTGCGCGAGCTGACGCCGCTCGTGAACGCGCAGTTCGGCGCCTTCTTCCTGGCCGACCCCGAGGAGGACAAGGCCACCCTGCAGACTGCCGTGCCCGCCAAGGGCCTCGCCTTCATCGCCGGATACGGTTCGGCGCAGAGCGCGACGGTCGACACGGGCAGCATGCCGGTGCACGGGCTCGTGCGGCAGGCCGCGCGCGAGAAGAAGCGGATCCTGATGGAGGAGGCCCCGCCGGACTACATCAAGATCAACAGCGGGCTCGGGGAGGCGGCGCCCGCGAGCGTCGTCATCATCCCGATCCTCTTCGAGGACAAGCTGCTCGGTGTCATCGAGCTCGCCTCGTTCTCCCGCTTCTCCGACGTCCACCTGGCGTTCTTCGACCAGTTCGTGAACACCATCGGGGTCGCGATCAACACCATCATCGCCAACTCCCGTACGGAGTCGCTGCTCGGCGAGTCCCAGCGGCTGGCGATCCAGCTGCAGGACCGGTCCGACGAACTCCAGTCGCAGCAGGCCGAGTTGCGCCGCTCGAACGCCGAGCTGGAGGAGAAGGCGGCCCTGCTGGCGACCTCCTCCCAGTACAAGTCGGAGTTCCTGGCGAACATGTCGCACGAGCTGCGCACCCCGCTCAACTCGCTGCTGATCCTCGCCCGGCTGCTCTCCGACAACCCGGACGGTCATCTCTCCGACCAGGAGGTGCAGTTCGCCGCGACGATCCACCGCTCGGGCTCGGACCTCCTGCAACTCATCAACGACATCCTCGACCTGTCGAAGATCGAGGCCGGCCGGATGGACGTACGCCCCAAGAAGCTGCCGCTGATCAAGCTGCTCGACTACGTGCACGCCACGTTCCGCCCGCTCACCCTCGACCGGGGCCTCACCTTCGAGGTCGAGGTGGGCGAGGACGTGCCGCGCGAGATGTTCTCGGACGAGCAGCGGCTGCAGCAGATCCTGCGCAACCTCCTGTCGAACGCGATCAAGTTCACCGCGTCGGGCCGGGTCGAACTGCGCGTCAGCCGCGTGGAGAACCCCGAGCCCCACTTCACCCGGGAGAGCAGCGACAACGTCATCGCGTTCGCGGTCTCCGACACCGGAATCGGCATCGCGGCGGAGAAACTGCCGGTGATCTTCGAGGCGTTCCAGCAGGCCGACGGCACGACGAACCGCAAGTACGGCGGCACGGGCCTCGGTCTGTCCATCAGCCGGGAGATCGCCGGTCTGCTGGGCGGGCGCATCATCGCCGAGAGCGTGCCCGGCGAGGGTTCCACCTTCACCCTGTACGTGCCGGTCGTCAGCCCCGGCCATCTGCCGACCGGACCCGGCATCGAGGACCAGGACCTGGCCCGGGCCCTGCCGGAGCAGTTGTCCACCGAACCCTTCACCGCCCACGACCAGGACGACAGCTGGCCCGCGCCCACCAAACTGGAGGCGTGGAAGACGGGCCGTGCGGGCCAGGTCCTGCCGGGGCGGCGGGTGCTGATCGTCGACGACGACATCCGTAACGTCTTCGCGCTCACCCACGTCCTGGGCCGGGTCGGCATGCCCGTCCTGTACGCGGAGAACGGCCGCGAGGGCATCGAGACCCTGGAGCGCAATCCCGATGTGGGACTCGTACTGATGGACATCATGATGCCGGAGATGGATGGTTACGAGACCATCTCCGTCATCCGCCGCACCCCGCGCTGGGCCGGACTTCCCATCGTCGCCCTCACCGCCAAGGCGATGCCGGGCGACCGTGAGAAGTCCATCGCGCGCGGTGCGAACGACTACGTACCCAAGCCGGTGGACGTCGACCAACTGCTGACCGTCGTCTGTGCCCTCCTGGACCCGGAGGGTACGGACGGTCAGCGGCAGGAAGGCTCCGGCACCACCGTCACCGCCGGAGCCGGCACATCGGAGGAACCCGCCGTCCCACCGACGACCGAATGA
- a CDS encoding SpoIIE family protein phosphatase — translation MEPGLTSASVPGLAPGTVAVSGPGAAPEPAPGVAAGLVPGAAVDSAPGSVAGVVGEGPVVAPQGGRGSALVIEVSDHHPERVVRDDGAGRTYDAVEYGRGLRLVSALSDAWGITYRTGTKTVWARLPAETIPTAEAAEAYDGERALRRGQRAAQILAPAPRRSVQDQDWLNRGALSFLAEASDLLGGQLDEDLVAALTGQLVVPRLADWCAVWLEDEAPGRAEGGVVGGPRLARVWHGSENRMEELRRVLEKDPPDLPDSARSGPVPMPWPADALGAKAEDGAALAFRLIAGGRPLGTLVIGRAGQDHFPDEITGLVEDLGRRVALAIGAARQYARQATISRVLQRGLLPGAVAEIPGMRSALVYEPCDKGGPSGDFYDLFPAGDGRWCFALGDVQGKGPEAAVVIGLARPWLRLLAREGYAVPDVLDRLNQLLLDDATETADAAARALVADGGQGLADEGPQNRFLSLLYGELVPVAGGVRCTMASAGHPLPLLLKISGEVHEVAQPQTLLGVFEDTSYRCGTFELRPGDSILCVTDGVTERRNGHRQFDDEDGLAAALTGCAGLNADLIAERIRRLVHEFGAKPPEDDLALLVLQAE, via the coding sequence ATTGAGCCGGGTCTTACGTCGGCCTCCGTACCCGGCCTCGCGCCGGGAACCGTGGCGGTCAGTGGGCCGGGTGCGGCGCCGGAGCCCGCGCCGGGTGTCGCGGCCGGTCTTGTGCCGGGTGCGGCGGTGGACTCCGCGCCGGGGAGCGTGGCGGGTGTTGTCGGTGAGGGGCCGGTGGTGGCCCCGCAGGGGGGTCGGGGGAGTGCTCTCGTCATAGAGGTCTCCGATCATCATCCCGAGCGGGTCGTGCGCGACGACGGTGCCGGGCGGACGTACGACGCCGTCGAGTACGGCCGCGGTCTGCGGCTCGTCTCCGCGCTCTCCGACGCCTGGGGCATCACCTACCGCACCGGCACGAAGACCGTGTGGGCCCGGCTGCCCGCCGAGACGATCCCGACCGCCGAGGCGGCCGAGGCCTACGACGGCGAACGCGCGCTGCGGCGCGGCCAGCGGGCCGCACAGATCCTCGCCCCCGCACCCCGGCGCAGCGTGCAGGACCAGGACTGGCTCAACCGCGGAGCCCTCTCCTTCCTCGCCGAGGCCTCCGACCTGCTCGGCGGACAGCTCGACGAGGATCTGGTCGCCGCCCTCACCGGCCAGCTCGTCGTGCCGCGGCTCGCCGACTGGTGCGCGGTGTGGCTGGAGGACGAGGCACCGGGCCGCGCCGAGGGAGGCGTCGTCGGCGGACCCCGCCTCGCCCGCGTCTGGCACGGCAGCGAGAACCGCATGGAGGAGCTGCGCCGGGTGCTGGAGAAGGACCCGCCCGACCTGCCCGACTCGGCACGCTCCGGACCCGTACCGATGCCCTGGCCCGCCGATGCCCTGGGCGCGAAGGCGGAGGACGGAGCGGCCCTCGCGTTCCGGCTGATCGCGGGGGGCAGACCGCTCGGCACCCTCGTCATCGGACGGGCCGGACAGGACCACTTCCCCGACGAGATCACCGGCCTCGTCGAAGACCTCGGGCGCCGCGTCGCGCTGGCCATCGGAGCGGCCCGCCAGTACGCCCGACAGGCCACCATCAGCCGGGTGCTGCAGCGCGGACTGCTGCCGGGAGCGGTCGCCGAGATCCCCGGCATGCGCAGCGCGCTCGTCTACGAGCCCTGCGACAAGGGCGGACCGAGCGGCGACTTCTACGACCTCTTCCCGGCCGGCGACGGACGCTGGTGCTTCGCCCTCGGCGACGTCCAGGGCAAAGGACCCGAGGCGGCCGTCGTCATCGGCCTCGCCCGGCCCTGGCTGCGGCTGCTGGCCCGCGAGGGCTACGCGGTGCCGGACGTCCTCGACCGGCTCAACCAGCTCCTCCTCGACGACGCCACCGAGACCGCGGACGCGGCGGCCCGCGCGCTGGTGGCGGACGGCGGCCAGGGGCTCGCCGACGAGGGCCCGCAGAACCGGTTTCTCTCCCTCCTCTACGGCGAGCTCGTCCCCGTCGCGGGCGGGGTGCGCTGCACCATGGCCTCCGCCGGACACCCGCTGCCGCTGCTCCTGAAGATCTCGGGGGAGGTCCACGAGGTGGCCCAGCCGCAGACCCTCCTCGGCGTCTTCGAGGACACCAGCTACCGATGCGGGACCTTCGAGCTGCGGCCGGGCGACAGCATCCTGTGTGTCACGGACGGTGTGACGGAGCGGCGCAACGGACACCGCCAGTTCGACGACGAGGACGGGCTCGCCGCCGCGCTCACCGGCTGCGCGGGGCTGAACGCCGACCTGATCGCCGAACGCATCCGACGCCTGGTGCACGAGTTCGGCGCGAAGCCGCCGGAGGACGACCTGGCGCTGCTGGTCCTGCAGGCGGAGTAG